One part of the Desulfomonile tiedjei genome encodes these proteins:
- a CDS encoding nitronate monooxygenase produces the protein MLVTRVTKLLGIQLPIIGGAMQWISRAPFVAAISNAGGLGIITSATFSSKQELKEEIRKTRDLTGKPFAVNINLFPSMRPLSAEEMMDAVEEEGVEIVETSGHNPAKCVERLKNNGRIYMHKCAREHDAVKAEALGVDLVTIVGTECGGHPSAEGVTTMVLLPRTVQAVTIPVVGGGGFCDGRGLMAALSLGAEGIVMGTALMATEECPIHPNFKRALLEAEVTSTCLLLMSVKAPVRVFTNKVASEVLEMEVRCEPLEKLLPKMKGELGREAYETGELDGAIWACGQIAGLVKKIMPVRDFFQSVMEEAESIRRQWGIETPAGG, from the coding sequence ATGTTGGTGACTAGGGTGACAAAACTCCTGGGAATTCAACTTCCCATCATCGGGGGCGCGATGCAATGGATCAGCCGGGCCCCGTTTGTGGCCGCCATAAGCAATGCCGGCGGGTTGGGCATCATCACTTCGGCGACCTTTTCATCAAAGCAAGAGTTGAAGGAAGAAATCCGCAAGACACGGGACCTCACGGGCAAACCCTTTGCCGTCAATATCAACTTGTTTCCTTCGATGCGGCCTCTGTCGGCGGAGGAGATGATGGACGCAGTCGAAGAGGAAGGAGTCGAGATAGTCGAAACCTCCGGTCACAATCCTGCGAAGTGCGTTGAGCGTCTCAAAAATAACGGACGAATATACATGCACAAATGCGCACGAGAGCACGACGCGGTGAAGGCCGAAGCCCTGGGAGTGGATTTGGTCACGATCGTCGGCACGGAGTGTGGCGGACACCCCAGTGCGGAAGGCGTAACCACCATGGTGCTCTTGCCGCGAACAGTCCAAGCTGTGACTATTCCGGTGGTCGGGGGCGGCGGTTTTTGTGACGGGCGAGGGCTTATGGCTGCGCTTTCCCTGGGGGCCGAAGGGATCGTCATGGGAACTGCGCTCATGGCAACGGAAGAATGCCCGATACATCCGAATTTCAAGCGAGCCTTGTTGGAGGCGGAAGTGACATCGACATGCCTGCTCCTGATGTCTGTAAAGGCCCCGGTTCGCGTGTTTACGAACAAGGTGGCCAGCGAAGTGCTTGAAATGGAGGTGCGGTGCGAGCCCTTGGAGAAATTGCTCCCCAAGATGAAAGGTGAACTCGGGCGCGAAGCCTACGAGACCGGAGAACTTGATGGAGCGATCTGGGCTTGCGGACAGATAGCGGGACTGGTGAAAAAGATCATGCCCGTGCGTGATTTCTTCCAGAGCGTCATGGAAGAAGCTGAGTCCATCCGTCGGCAATGGGGGATCGAAACCCCTGCCGGCGGCTGA
- a CDS encoding MmgE/PrpD family protein translates to MLSLKLADFIRSMSFSGLGPQTVRMARFALLDWLGSVARGSQEEPARIALSVLIDQGGRPQATILPSGEKTSALNAALCNGIASHIMELDDVHRSSIIHCGAAVIPAALAAAEMTSASGRKLIEALVAGYEVAIRIGEAVTPSHYYFWHNTGTCGTFGACAAAGKLLGLNREQLIWALGSAGTQAAGLWEFLADGAMSKHLHPGKAAQNGLLSALLAAGGFTGATSILEGEKGFCRAMAPEFNLDRITDSLGKAPYKIEDNSFKIHSSCRHTHPAVDIALELASSHKMEPSDITGIEVRTYRTALDITDTPEPQTVYAAKFNLPFCVALALSKKSCGLADFNDDNLRDPEILALSRRVKLVADDELTSAYPGKWAAVMEITTRSGDVLRGRKDFPLGDPENPASDELLTEKFRWLASDSWGDEKAGSLVKAVMELETVEDVALLF, encoded by the coding sequence ATGCTAAGTTTGAAACTGGCCGACTTCATCCGTTCGATGAGTTTTTCGGGCCTGGGGCCGCAAACCGTCCGCATGGCTCGCTTCGCGCTGCTCGACTGGCTGGGCTCTGTAGCGAGAGGGAGTCAGGAGGAGCCGGCTAGAATAGCCCTTTCGGTACTAATTGACCAAGGGGGTAGACCTCAAGCCACCATTTTACCCTCCGGAGAAAAGACCTCAGCCCTTAATGCCGCTTTGTGCAACGGCATAGCATCGCACATTATGGAACTCGACGATGTGCACCGCAGCTCCATCATTCACTGCGGAGCTGCTGTTATCCCGGCGGCCCTCGCAGCGGCTGAAATGACCAGCGCGAGCGGCCGGAAGCTTATCGAGGCGCTCGTGGCGGGCTACGAGGTGGCGATCAGGATAGGGGAGGCCGTCACCCCGTCCCATTATTACTTCTGGCACAATACGGGCACATGCGGGACCTTCGGCGCCTGCGCGGCCGCGGGCAAGCTCCTCGGATTGAATCGAGAGCAGTTGATCTGGGCCTTAGGTAGTGCCGGCACTCAGGCTGCCGGGCTATGGGAATTCCTGGCCGACGGCGCTATGTCCAAGCATCTGCATCCGGGAAAAGCCGCGCAAAACGGGCTGCTGTCGGCCCTGCTCGCCGCGGGTGGATTCACGGGCGCAACCTCCATCCTGGAAGGTGAGAAAGGTTTTTGCAGGGCTATGGCCCCCGAATTCAACCTCGACAGGATTACCGATTCCCTGGGTAAGGCCCCGTACAAGATCGAGGATAATTCGTTCAAAATTCATTCATCGTGTCGCCACACGCACCCCGCAGTCGATATCGCGCTGGAACTTGCCTCCAGTCACAAAATGGAGCCCTCGGACATCACCGGCATCGAGGTGCGAACTTATAGGACTGCCCTCGACATTACGGACACCCCGGAGCCCCAAACGGTCTACGCCGCAAAATTCAATCTGCCGTTCTGCGTTGCGCTCGCCCTGTCAAAGAAAAGCTGCGGTCTGGCAGACTTCAATGATGACAACCTGAGGGACCCCGAGATCCTCGCACTGTCACGACGGGTGAAACTGGTTGCCGACGATGAACTCACTTCTGCCTATCCGGGCAAATGGGCCGCTGTCATGGAGATAACCACGAGGTCGGGCGATGTGCTTCGGGGCCGGAAGGACTTTCCTCTTGGGGACCCCGAAAATCCGGCGAGCGACGAGCTGCTGACCGAGAAGTTTCGCTGGCTCGCTTCGGATTCGTGGGGGGACGAGAAGGCCGGCAGCCTGGTCAAAGCGGTGATGGAACTGGAGACGGTAGAAGACGTGGCCCTTCTGTTCTAG
- a CDS encoding CoA transferase: MGGALEGIKILDLGSYVAAPYCCMILADHGAEVIRAEPPNGKVDREVGPFSSDGQPLVFGYTIQRNKKDITLNLRSQRGKALLEELAQKLDVVVHNYPKGSEEAGILTYEHLSSINPALIVTAVSGFGQTGPYAERLCFDSIAQAMSGYMSFSGYPGTPPLRPSLPFIDHNTAARAALGTMLALFERQSSGRGQLVDVALFDVAFSITAASGCAAEYKLLGELRKQIGNGGFYAYCGSFRANDGYLLINIIGNSMWRRMCRVMDREDLVLDPRFKDNMSRYRNHPAVDAVLDEWIRNKTVAQAREMLEQAGVACGPVNDVPRSLEVPQVASREMLVEIEYPGTGKVPVPGVDIKLSRTPGKVAKRASFLGEDNESIYCGLLGYKPEDLSRFKQEKAI; the protein is encoded by the coding sequence ATGGGAGGAGCGCTGGAAGGCATCAAGATTCTCGATCTGGGAAGTTACGTCGCTGCCCCCTACTGCTGCATGATCCTAGCCGATCATGGGGCGGAGGTGATTCGGGCGGAACCACCCAATGGAAAAGTGGACCGCGAAGTGGGCCCCTTTTCATCTGACGGTCAACCTCTGGTTTTCGGATATACCATACAACGCAATAAGAAGGATATTACACTGAATTTGAGATCCCAAAGGGGAAAAGCGTTGTTGGAGGAACTGGCCCAAAAACTGGATGTGGTGGTCCACAATTATCCCAAGGGATCGGAAGAGGCGGGGATCTTGACGTACGAGCATCTGAGCAGTATTAATCCCGCCTTGATTGTGACGGCTGTATCCGGCTTCGGCCAGACCGGTCCCTACGCCGAGCGGCTTTGTTTTGACTCCATTGCCCAGGCCATGTCCGGGTATATGAGTTTTTCCGGATATCCGGGCACTCCGCCTCTTAGACCCTCTCTGCCTTTTATTGATCATAATACGGCCGCCCGTGCTGCCTTGGGAACCATGCTGGCCCTCTTCGAGAGGCAATCAAGCGGCCGGGGCCAGCTTGTAGATGTCGCCCTCTTCGATGTGGCCTTCTCCATAACTGCTGCTTCCGGATGTGCCGCCGAGTATAAGTTGTTGGGGGAGCTTCGAAAGCAGATAGGCAACGGCGGCTTTTATGCTTACTGTGGCAGTTTCCGGGCCAACGACGGTTATCTGTTGATCAACATTATCGGTAACAGCATGTGGCGCCGCATGTGCCGGGTCATGGACCGGGAGGACCTGGTCCTTGATCCCCGTTTTAAGGACAATATGAGCCGCTACCGGAATCATCCTGCCGTTGATGCCGTTCTGGATGAGTGGATTAGAAATAAGACCGTGGCCCAGGCTCGGGAAATGCTTGAACAGGCCGGGGTTGCTTGCGGACCGGTCAATGACGTACCTCGGTCCCTGGAGGTGCCCCAGGTGGCCTCCAGAGAGATGCTGGTGGAGATTGAGTACCCTGGAACAGGAAAAGTGCCTGTACCGGGAGTAGATATAAAGCTTTCAAGGACTCCTGGAAAAGTGGCTAAACGGGCCTCTTTTCTGGGGGAAGACAATGAATCCATTTACTGCGGGCTTCTCGGCTACAAACCGGAGGATTTGTCACGGTTCAAACAGGAAAAGGCCATATAA
- a CDS encoding ABC transporter substrate-binding protein, with protein MGKGIMRGTTVIFWCAVVFFLFQGKAVGEDTINIGYTGPLTGGAAYVGNDTMHGAMVAAKEINDEGGVEVAGKKYKVKIHTYDDQGVAAKAVAGMQRLKDKYDVPVIIQNLSAPLMGMLERNEKMGILLIGFFKIPEATTKGNKLILRHHTTSEKDCEDLVRETSKLLKVKTCALISDASDYGKSMAKASQAAFDKLGVKMVANEWLDERTQTDFRGQLTKIKAANPDVIMLTAHDEASAGVIKQAHELGIKTPFALSPGFQTKGEELTGPDLIEGYYRQITSLNQTPPPPGVARYRALYSTMGYKDSLGPYGNTCYAMVHTIVKAMQKAGTTTDALKIRQAAPSVVPIEDKYNTTNLTGFEDNGDGVVSIKIGKYHKGKAVPVN; from the coding sequence ATGGGAAAAGGAATCATGAGAGGAACGACAGTTATCTTCTGGTGTGCGGTAGTGTTCTTCCTGTTTCAAGGTAAGGCCGTAGGCGAGGATACGATCAATATCGGCTATACCGGGCCATTGACCGGAGGGGCGGCTTACGTCGGGAACGATACCATGCACGGGGCCATGGTCGCGGCCAAAGAAATCAATGACGAAGGAGGAGTGGAGGTAGCCGGGAAGAAGTATAAGGTGAAAATCCATACTTATGACGATCAAGGGGTGGCTGCCAAGGCCGTGGCCGGGATGCAACGCCTAAAGGACAAATATGATGTTCCGGTTATTATACAAAACCTGAGCGCTCCTCTCATGGGTATGCTGGAAAGAAACGAAAAGATGGGGATCCTCCTAATCGGTTTTTTCAAAATCCCTGAAGCCACCACGAAGGGAAACAAGTTGATCTTGCGTCATCACACAACCTCTGAGAAAGATTGCGAAGATTTGGTCCGGGAGACTTCTAAGCTATTGAAAGTCAAGACCTGTGCCCTGATCTCCGATGCGAGCGATTACGGGAAGAGTATGGCCAAGGCTTCCCAGGCGGCCTTTGATAAGCTCGGGGTAAAGATGGTGGCGAATGAATGGCTGGACGAGCGGACCCAGACAGATTTCCGGGGACAACTGACCAAGATCAAGGCGGCCAATCCGGATGTGATCATGCTTACGGCCCATGATGAGGCCTCTGCCGGGGTCATCAAACAAGCCCATGAGCTTGGGATCAAGACGCCTTTTGCCCTTTCACCGGGATTTCAGACCAAGGGCGAAGAATTGACGGGACCGGATTTGATTGAAGGATATTATAGGCAAATTACATCGCTTAATCAAACTCCCCCTCCTCCAGGTGTGGCTCGTTACAGGGCTCTTTATTCGACCATGGGCTACAAGGATTCATTAGGCCCCTACGGCAATACCTGCTACGCCATGGTCCACACTATAGTCAAGGCCATGCAAAAGGCCGGTACAACCACCGATGCCTTAAAGATCCGTCAGGCTGCTCCATCAGTGGTGCCAATTGAAGACAAATATAACACCACCAATTTAACAGGCTTTGAGGATAATGGAGATGGAGTGGTTTCCATTAAGATTGGGAAGTATCACAAAGGGAAAGCAGTGCCTGTAAATTGA
- a CDS encoding long-chain-fatty-acid--CoA ligase: protein MAISGDLGFEVHQARQLLLGEMLARNARKGPDIEAIVFRDKRIRYWELDERVNRLANALLLQGLTKGDAVGLLMQNRLEMPEIYFAAAKIGAVNVPINFRLSPKEIAYILNNAEVKILFLEENYLGTIEKIRRELPLIRDYVVIEKGGDPHFKNYEDLITSGSSIPPEIRLEDDFDAFIIYTAGTTGKPKGAVLTHKNLIVNAMANSQENLFSLPRRADLPCIGPKVISVTPFFHVAGLMSITKAMLNLTPIVVMDFDPVALLRTIESERATELFLVPAMWLMVIDHPDFKNYDVSSLRSAAYGADVTPNSLKERILEAFPNAALREAFGQTEMAATAVFMKHQDALRKEGSVGLPISNVEVRVVDDEMRDVAVNEVGEIVYRGPGMFKGYFKNPEETKKAFEGGWFHSGDLVRRDEEGFIYVVDRKKDMIISGGENIYSAEVEAVLLAHPKIKEAAVIGVPDPKWGETVKAFAVLEEGQKATAEEIIEFCLENMARFKRPKFVEFVPALPRSAMGKILKRELRAQKQTGVGS from the coding sequence ATGGCAATTTCCGGAGATTTGGGGTTCGAAGTGCACCAAGCCCGACAGTTGTTGCTGGGAGAAATGTTGGCCCGTAATGCCCGAAAAGGGCCGGATATTGAGGCCATTGTCTTCCGAGACAAAAGAATCAGATACTGGGAACTGGATGAAAGAGTTAACCGTTTGGCCAATGCCCTTCTTTTGCAAGGGTTAACAAAGGGGGATGCTGTAGGCCTGCTGATGCAAAACCGGCTGGAGATGCCGGAGATCTATTTTGCCGCGGCCAAAATAGGGGCTGTTAATGTTCCTATCAACTTCCGGCTTTCCCCTAAAGAGATAGCCTATATCTTGAACAATGCCGAGGTTAAGATCCTGTTTCTGGAGGAAAACTACCTTGGGACGATTGAAAAGATTAGGCGGGAACTTCCCTTGATTAGAGATTATGTCGTGATTGAAAAGGGGGGAGATCCCCATTTCAAGAATTATGAAGACCTCATAACTTCAGGCTCTTCGATCCCTCCTGAGATCCGACTCGAGGACGACTTTGATGCCTTCATCATTTACACCGCGGGAACTACGGGCAAACCCAAAGGGGCTGTACTGACCCATAAGAATTTGATCGTCAATGCTATGGCTAACAGCCAGGAGAACCTCTTTTCCCTTCCGCGAAGGGCGGATCTGCCTTGCATAGGACCTAAAGTCATTTCCGTGACCCCCTTCTTTCACGTCGCGGGTCTAATGAGTATCACTAAGGCAATGCTCAACTTGACTCCAATTGTCGTAATGGATTTCGACCCTGTGGCGTTATTGAGGACCATCGAATCGGAAAGGGCCACTGAGCTGTTCCTTGTCCCGGCCATGTGGCTCATGGTGATAGATCATCCGGACTTCAAAAATTACGATGTCAGTTCATTAAGATCGGCTGCCTATGGAGCTGATGTTACGCCTAACTCCCTCAAAGAGCGAATTCTTGAGGCTTTCCCCAATGCCGCCTTGCGGGAAGCCTTTGGGCAGACCGAAATGGCGGCCACGGCTGTGTTCATGAAGCACCAGGATGCCCTACGCAAGGAGGGATCGGTGGGGCTCCCCATCTCGAATGTTGAGGTCCGGGTGGTGGATGATGAGATGAGGGATGTGGCTGTGAATGAAGTGGGCGAGATCGTCTATCGTGGACCCGGGATGTTCAAAGGGTATTTCAAGAATCCTGAAGAAACGAAAAAGGCCTTCGAGGGTGGTTGGTTTCACAGCGGCGATCTTGTGCGCCGGGATGAGGAAGGTTTCATCTATGTCGTTGATCGTAAGAAGGACATGATCATCAGCGGGGGTGAAAACATCTATTCCGCAGAGGTTGAGGCCGTGCTCCTCGCTCACCCGAAAATCAAGGAAGCCGCGGTCATCGGGGTTCCTGATCCAAAATGGGGAGAAACGGTCAAAGCCTTTGCGGTCCTTGAAGAGGGTCAGAAGGCAACGGCAGAAGAAATCATCGAATTTTGCTTGGAGAATATGGCCCGTTTTAAGCGGCCGAAGTTTGTGGAATTCGTTCCGGCCCTGCCCCGTAGCGCCATGGGAAAGATATTGAAGCGGGAGTTGCGTGCTCAGAAGCAAACGGGAGTGGGGTCATGA
- a CDS encoding branched-chain amino acid ABC transporter permease, translating into MAEFLQHIVNGLIAGSAYGLLALAMTLIYGILSVPNFALGAIYALGAFIAFYVTQWLGPGYYLVSLFPVVILSGLMGIVTERVVFRPLHDAPHAAGFIGALGLYAILEGSWNVWFGSEWRSIVSPYNDIVIGLGPVSLTLQRLILFGICLLFALGTYLLVFRTITGKQIRAFSENKDVARLLGVNPDRMSVLTFIIGYGLTGIGGVLVAPTALVGPSMGLTPIIKSFIVVALGGLGSVTGAIVGGLVLGLGENLGAAYISSMYKDIFSFGIFLGVLLLMPQGLYRR; encoded by the coding sequence ATGGCTGAATTTCTGCAGCACATTGTCAATGGTTTGATCGCCGGCAGTGCCTATGGGCTATTGGCCCTAGCTATGACCCTGATCTACGGGATCCTCTCTGTCCCCAATTTCGCCCTGGGGGCAATCTATGCTTTGGGGGCTTTCATAGCCTTTTATGTCACCCAGTGGTTAGGACCGGGGTATTATCTAGTCAGCCTGTTTCCTGTTGTCATACTGTCGGGTCTTATGGGGATTGTCACTGAACGGGTGGTCTTCCGGCCTCTGCACGATGCCCCCCATGCCGCCGGCTTCATCGGCGCCCTGGGGCTTTACGCCATTCTGGAAGGGAGCTGGAATGTCTGGTTTGGTTCGGAATGGAGGAGTATTGTTTCCCCCTACAATGATATCGTCATTGGACTGGGGCCGGTTTCCTTGACTCTTCAGAGGCTGATTCTTTTCGGGATCTGTCTTCTCTTTGCCCTGGGGACTTACCTGCTGGTCTTTCGGACCATAACCGGCAAACAGATTCGGGCCTTTTCGGAAAACAAGGACGTGGCCCGCCTTTTAGGGGTAAATCCGGACCGCATGTCCGTCCTGACTTTTATCATCGGCTACGGCCTGACAGGCATAGGCGGGGTTCTGGTGGCGCCGACCGCTCTGGTGGGTCCAAGCATGGGCCTGACGCCGATCATCAAATCTTTCATCGTGGTCGCATTAGGGGGATTGGGCAGTGTGACAGGGGCTATTGTGGGCGGGCTTGTTTTAGGACTGGGAGAGAATCTGGGGGCTGCCTACATCAGCTCTATGTATAAGGATATCTTCTCCTTCGGGATCTTCTTGGGGGTACTGCTCTTGATGCCCCAGGGCCTGTACCGTCGTTAA
- a CDS encoding branched-chain amino acid ABC transporter permease — MRYLTGLLFGIVVFSIPFLVESNYWMYMLTLVGIYIILVTSLDLLYGYTGLVSLGHGAFFGIGAYACGILQVKLGISFVPALLLGTVFTCCVSAVMGWPMLRIRGPYFALGTLALGLMVTIVLHNWDSLTGGVSLSGIPLPPVIHLPGWTVDLSSKRSYYYLVFFVVFLAIFFTRRLTRSRVGRAFQSIRENEDLAEALGVNTLKYKLLSFVIASTMAGVAGGLYACYMGSIEPEIAGGHMSFQLLVMTVVGGARTIAGEVVGPLLLWFLPEFLEAAQVYRPLFYGFILLVVILLMPMGIAGKLQALHPRIAQWIP; from the coding sequence ATGCGATACCTGACCGGACTTTTATTCGGGATTGTGGTTTTTTCAATCCCCTTTCTTGTCGAATCGAATTACTGGATGTATATGCTCACGCTGGTGGGGATTTATATTATCCTGGTGACCAGCCTGGATCTGCTTTATGGATATACCGGTCTGGTTTCTCTGGGCCATGGGGCTTTCTTTGGCATCGGGGCCTATGCCTGCGGTATTCTGCAGGTAAAATTGGGCATTTCCTTCGTGCCGGCTCTTCTCTTAGGGACTGTCTTTACCTGTTGCGTCTCAGCGGTTATGGGCTGGCCCATGCTCCGGATCAGAGGTCCCTACTTTGCTTTGGGAACACTGGCCCTGGGGCTCATGGTTACTATCGTCCTCCATAATTGGGATAGCCTGACCGGAGGGGTCAGTTTATCAGGCATACCGCTTCCACCGGTGATTCATCTCCCTGGCTGGACCGTCGATCTTTCATCGAAACGGTCCTATTATTATCTGGTTTTTTTCGTGGTGTTTCTGGCCATTTTCTTCACACGCCGATTGACCCGGTCTCGGGTCGGCCGGGCGTTTCAATCCATACGTGAAAATGAGGACCTTGCCGAAGCTTTAGGGGTGAATACGCTCAAATATAAGCTTCTGTCCTTTGTGATAGCCAGCACCATGGCGGGTGTGGCCGGAGGGCTTTATGCTTGCTACATGGGATCGATCGAGCCGGAAATCGCCGGAGGCCATATGTCTTTCCAACTTCTGGTGATGACTGTGGTAGGCGGAGCGCGGACCATAGCCGGAGAGGTGGTGGGACCTCTTCTGCTTTGGTTTTTGCCTGAGTTCTTGGAAGCGGCCCAGGTCTATCGGCCGTTGTTTTATGGATTCATTCTGCTGGTGGTCATTCTTTTAATGCCCATGGGAATTGCCGGTAAACTGCAGGCCCTTCATCCGAGGATAGCCCAATGGATTCCGTGA
- a CDS encoding ABC transporter ATP-binding protein codes for MDSVRVDDQTPFLTGEKITVSFGRLRAVLDLDFQIYAGEIFGLIGPNGAGKTTVFNAVTGTVPLNGGRIQFDGGDISGLKPHQITSKGIVRVFQAATIFPQIPVGEHVMTGLHSRTSTSVGGALLKTPSCRREEEQSWKRVNDLLTFVHLEDLQGQLASSLTWAQQKRLMLATALATNPKLILLDEPVAGMNAAEVMEMIELIAKVRGQGVTVFIIDHNMKVMMQICNRLLVMSYGVKLIEGMPQEVAEDPKVIEAYLGCAQK; via the coding sequence ATGGATTCCGTGAGAGTTGACGATCAGACTCCCTTCCTGACGGGGGAGAAAATAACCGTATCGTTCGGCCGCCTGCGGGCTGTGCTCGATCTGGATTTTCAGATTTATGCCGGGGAAATATTCGGTTTAATCGGCCCTAATGGGGCGGGAAAGACCACAGTCTTCAATGCCGTCACCGGCACGGTTCCCTTGAATGGTGGGAGGATTCAATTCGACGGAGGCGACATCTCCGGATTGAAGCCCCATCAGATCACTTCGAAAGGGATTGTGCGTGTTTTCCAGGCAGCCACGATCTTCCCCCAAATCCCGGTGGGCGAGCATGTGATGACAGGATTGCACAGTCGGACATCGACTTCTGTTGGCGGTGCTTTACTGAAGACCCCTTCTTGTCGGAGGGAAGAGGAACAGAGTTGGAAAAGGGTAAACGACTTGTTGACCTTCGTGCATTTGGAGGATTTACAGGGCCAACTGGCCTCAAGCCTGACCTGGGCCCAGCAAAAGCGTTTGATGCTGGCCACGGCTTTGGCCACCAACCCCAAGCTGATTTTGTTGGATGAGCCGGTGGCCGGAATGAACGCCGCCGAGGTCATGGAGATGATCGAGTTGATCGCCAAGGTCCGCGGGCAAGGCGTCACTGTTTTCATCATCGACCACAATATGAAGGTCATGATGCAGATTTGTAATCGCCTTTTGGTTATGAGTTACGGCGTGAAACTGATTGAAGGAATGCCGCAAGAGGTAGCCGAGGACCCCAAGGTAATCGAGGCGTATCTAGGGTGTGCACAAAAATGA
- a CDS encoding ABC transporter ATP-binding protein, with protein MIQLKNIDVFYGKSQALHGVSLSVRPGEIVALIGANGAGKTTVLKAISGLIPWSAGEIIFEGRSLKSLRPEEIARRGIAHVPERGGIFGKMTVLENLELGTVAQTNNKSTKERFEKVFHLFPILKSRSAQLGGQLSGGERQMLAIGRAMMSNPALYLFDEPTLGLSPLMVGEIAAIVQEISEQGGTILLVEQNARMALELAERGYVLEIGRIIQEGPGRELMEDEQVKKAYLGL; from the coding sequence ATGATTCAGTTGAAAAACATCGATGTTTTTTATGGAAAGTCTCAAGCCCTCCACGGAGTCTCGCTTTCTGTCCGGCCCGGCGAAATCGTGGCCCTGATCGGAGCCAACGGGGCGGGAAAAACGACCGTACTGAAGGCGATCTCAGGATTGATTCCCTGGTCCGCCGGAGAGATCATCTTTGAAGGAAGGTCGCTGAAGAGTCTGAGGCCCGAGGAGATTGCCCGACGGGGGATTGCCCATGTCCCGGAAAGGGGAGGCATCTTCGGGAAGATGACTGTTTTGGAAAACCTGGAACTGGGGACCGTGGCGCAAACCAACAACAAAAGCACTAAAGAAAGGTTCGAGAAGGTCTTTCATCTCTTTCCCATATTGAAGAGTAGAAGTGCCCAACTGGGAGGACAGTTAAGCGGAGGCGAGCGGCAAATGTTGGCCATCGGGCGGGCCATGATGAGCAATCCGGCCTTGTACCTTTTTGATGAGCCGACCCTGGGCTTAAGTCCCCTCATGGTTGGAGAGATCGCCGCTATCGTCCAAGAAATAAGCGAGCAAGGCGGGACCATCCTTCTGGTGGAGCAGAATGCTCGAATGGCCCTGGAACTGGCAGAGCGGGGATACGTGCTGGAAATCGGCCGCATAATACAGGAGGGACCCGGCCGGGAACTGATGGAGGACGAACAGGTAAAGAAGGCCTACCTGGGCCTGTGA